A genome region from Populus alba chromosome 3, ASM523922v2, whole genome shotgun sequence includes the following:
- the LOC118031003 gene encoding protein HOTHEAD gives MASVCALRNQLFLFLLLWLYTLSSSQAAHHQHYSEFRYPFIKKASSFSSSLSSSGGGDHTYDYIVVGGGTAGCPLAATLSQKFNVLLLERGGMPFGNANISLLENFHITLTDTSSTSASQYFISTDGVLNSRARVLGGGTCINAGFYTRASTRFINKVGWDLKLVNNSYSWVEKQIVHRPKVAPWQVVVRDSLLDLGVSPFNGFTYDHIYGTKFGGTIFDRFGRRHTAAELLASADPHKLTVLVHATVQKVLFDTSGKRPKAAGVLFKDENGNQHRAFLSNSRSEVILSCGAIGTPQMLLLSGVGPKAELEEMKISVILNNKFVGQGMADNPLNTVFVPSKKAVKQSLIQTVGITKMGVYIEASSGFGQSKDSIQCHHGMLSAEIGQLSTIPPKQRTPEAIQAYIRRKKDIPHEAFRGGFILEKISNPISTGKLKLNNTNVEDNPSVTFNYFKHPHDLQRCVDGIRMATKMVQSEHFTNFTQCDKQTTDKILNMSVLANVNLIPKHTNDTKSLEQFCKDTVLSIWHYHGGCHVGKVVDREHKVLGVHRLRIVDGSVFDESPGTNPQATILMMGRYMGLKILRDRLGKAAGV, from the exons ATGGCTTCTGTTTGCGCACTACGGAACCagctctttctctttctccttctaTGGCTTTAtactctctcttcttctcaag CTGCGCACCATCAGCACTACTCTGAATTTAGATACCCATTTATCAAGAAAGCAAGCTCATTCTCATCATCCTTGTCATCAAGTGGCGGAGGAGATCATACATATGACTATATAGTGGTGGGAGGTGGCACAGCTGGGTGTCCTTTAGCCGCCACACTCTCTCAGAAATTCAATGTTTTATTGCTTGAAAGAGGTGGAATGCCTTTTGGCAATGCAAATATCTCCTTATTAGAGAACTTCCATATTACCCTTACTGATACTTCATCAACTTCTGCTTCCCAATACTTCATTTCTACTGATGGAGTCCTCAATTCTAGGGCTAGAGTTTTGGGTGGTGGTACTTGCATCAATGCTGGGTTCTACACTAGAGCAAGCACAAG GTTTATAAACAAAGTTGGTTGGGATTTGAAGTTGGTGAACAATTCATACTCCTGGGTTGAGAAGCAGATTGTTCACAGGCCTAAGGTTGCACCGTGGCAGGTTGTTGTAAGGGACAGTCTTTTGGATCTTGGAGTTTCACCTTTCAATGGATTCACTTATGATCACATTTATGGAACCAAGTTTGGTGGTACCATTTTTGACCGATTCGGCCGTCGGCACACGGCTGCCGAACTACTTGCTTCCGCTGATCCTCATAAGCTCACTGTGTTGGTGCACGCCACAGTCCAAAAGGTGTTATTTGACACATCAG GAAAGCGACCAAAAGCAGCTGGAGTCCTATTCAAAGATGAAAATGGAAACCAGCACCGAGCATTTCTATCAAACAGCCGGAGTGAAGTAATATTGTCATGTGGAGCCATTGGCACCCCTCAGATGCTATTGCTCAGTGGTGTTGGCCCAAAAGCTGAACTTGAGGAGATGAAGATTTCAGTGATCCTCAACAATAAGTTTGTCGGGCAAGGCATGGCTGATAACCCCTTGAACACAGTTTTTGTTCCTTCTAAAAAAGCAGTAAAGCAGTCCCTCATTCAAACTGTAGGGATTACCAAGATGGGTGTGTACATTGAAGCTAGCAGTGGATTTGGGCAGTCCAAGGACAGCATACAATGTCACCATGGAATGTTATCTGCAGAG ATAGGGCAACTATCAACCATACCTCCAAAGCAAAGAACACCTGAGGCCATCCAAGCGTACATTAGACGAAAGAAGGACATACCACATGAGGCATTCAGAGGAGGCTTTATCCTTGAAAAGATTTCCAACCCCATTTCCACTGGCAAGCTCAAATTGAACAACACAAATGTTGAAGATAACCCTTCTGTTACCTTCAACTACTTTAAACATCCACATGATTTACAACGTTGTGTTGATGGTATTCGCATGGCTACAAAGATGGTGCAATCAGAACACTTTACAAATTTTACGCAATGTGACAAGCAGACCACAGACAAGATTCTTAACATGAGTGTCCTTGCCAATGTTAACCTTATACCTAAGCATACCAATGACACCAAGTCCCTAGAGCAGTTCTGCAAAGACACCGTACTCTCAATTTGGCACTATCATGGTGGGTGTCATGTTGGCAAGGTGGTGGACCGTGAGCACAAAGTTCTTGGTGTGCACAGGCTTCGCATTGTAGATGGATCGGTATTTGATGAATCTCCTGGGACTAATCCTCAAGCCACCATCCTGATGATGGGCAG GTATATGGGACTGAAAATCTTGAGAGACAGACTAGGAAAAGCAGCTGGTGTTTAG